Proteins found in one Phycodurus eques isolate BA_2022a chromosome 18, UOR_Pequ_1.1, whole genome shotgun sequence genomic segment:
- the LOC133416734 gene encoding pro-opiomelanocortin-like: MEHPRWLSVLLVAFISIPALGSECSICKKLNNGRLLDCLEVCKSASQTECPDLGELVLNISGENKLLPRLVRVNSSQTDGKVKAEKRRSYLMEHFRWSKPHRNKTKEPRAGSHSAKRGYSMEHFRWGKPPRYMTPGSKSSKRSPYAIEHFRWSKPSGGKRKPVKIFSFPMDNGGSPEAIFHPQSRRHLTSKEDVNQIQARPQGMKTRLPRGSPQIGNVDAKNPPRTLVGIFKGILLNDVQRIMG; the protein is encoded by the exons ATGGAGCATCCACGATGGTTGTCGGTGCTGCTGGTGGCGTTCATTTCCATCCCGGCGTTGGGGTCCGAGTGCTCCATCTGCAAAAAGCTCAACAACGGGAGACTGCTG GACTGCCTGGAAGTCTGCAAGTCAGCGAGTCAGACCGAGTGTCCAGATCTGGGAGAGTTGGTCCTCAACATCAGCGGGGAAAATAAACTCCTCCCCCGCCTCGTCAGAGTCAACTCGTCTCAGACGGATGGCAAAGTTAAAGCCGAAAAGCGGCGCTCCTACCTGATGGAGCACTTCCGCTGGAGTAAACCCCACAGGAACAAGACCAAAGAACCCAGAGCGGGGTCTCACAGTGCCAAGCGGGGCTATTCCATGGAGCACTTTCGCTGGGGTAAACCCCCCAGGTACATGACACCTGGAAGCAAAAGCTCCAAGAGAAGCCCCTACGCGATTGAGCATTTCCGATGGAGCAAACCCTCCGGCGGCAAACGCAAACCGGTCAAGATCTTTTCCTTCCCGATGGACAACGGTGGTTCCCCGGAGGCTATTTTCCACCCTCAGTCTCGCAGGCATCTGACAAGCAAGGAGGATGTCAATCAGATCCAGGCGAGACCACAGGGGATGAAGACGCGCCTACCAAGGGGGAGTCCACAGATCGGCAATGTCGATGCCAAGAACCCTCCGAGAACGCTGGTCGGCATCTTCAAGGGCATTCTT